A single region of the Chelmon rostratus isolate fCheRos1 chromosome 5, fCheRos1.pri, whole genome shotgun sequence genome encodes:
- the LOC121606885 gene encoding tubulin beta-1 chain-like, with the protein MREIVHLQAGQCGNQIGAKFWEVISDEHGIDPTGTYHGDSDLQLDRINVYYNEASGGKYVPRAVLVDLEPGTMDSVRSGPFGQVFRPDNFVFGQSGAGNNWAKGHYTEGAELVDSVLDVVRREAESCDCLQGFQLTHSLGGGTGSGMGTLLISKIREEYPDRIMNTFSVVPSPKVSDTVVEPYNATLSVHQLVENTDETFCIDNEALYDICFRTLKLTTPTYGDLNHLVSATMSGVTTCLRFPGQLNADLRKLAVNMVPFPRLHFFMPGFAPLTSRGSQQYRSLTVAELTQQMFDAKNMMAACDPRHGRYLTVAAIFRGRMSMKEVDEQMLNVQNKNSSYFVEWIPNNVKTAVCDIPPRGLKMAATFIGNSTAIQELFKRISEQFTAMFRRKAFLHWYTGEGMDEMEFTEAESNMNDLVSEYQQYQDATAEEEGEFEEEGEEELA; encoded by the exons TTTTGGGAGGTGATCAGCGATGAGCACGGTATTGACCCAACTGGTACATACCATGGTGACAGTGACCTGCAGCTGGACAGGATCAATGTCTACTATAATGAAGCCTCAG GTGGTAAATATGTCCCCCGTGCAGTGCTGGTTGATCTGGAGCCAGGCACCATGGACTCTGTGAGGTCTGGACCTTTCGGCCAGGTTTTCAGGCCAGACAACTTTGTTTTTG GTCAGAGTGGTGCTGGAAACAACTGGGCCAAGGGTCACTACACTGAGGGTGCAGAGCTGGTGGACTCTGTCCTGGATGTGGTGAGAAGGGAGGCAGAGAGCTGTGACTGCTTGCAGGGCTTTCAGCTCACACACTCTCTAGGTGGTGGCACAGGCTCTGGTATGGGCACCCTGCTGATCAGCAAGATCCGTGAAGAGTACCCTGACCGCATCATGAACACGTTCAGCGTGGTGCCTTCCCCCAAAGTATCCGACACAGTTGTTGAGCCCTACAATGCCACACTATCGGTCCACCAGCTTGTAGAAAACACAGATGAGACCTTCTGCATCGACAATGAGGCCCTGTACGACATCTGTTTCCGCACCCTTAAACTCACAACCCCAACATACGGTGACCTCAACCACTTGGTCTCTGCCACCATGAGCGGTGTCACTACCTGCCTCAGGTTCCCTGGACAGCTCAACGCTGACCTGCGGAAGCTGGCCGTAAACATGGTGCCATTTCCCCGTCTGCACTTCTTCATGCCAGGCTTTGCTCCCCTCACAAGCAGAGGCAGCCAGCAGTACAGATCCCTCACTGTGGCCGAGCTCACCCAGCAGATGTTCGATGCCAAGAACATGATGGCTGCCTGCGACCCACGTCACGGCCGCTACCTGACGGTGGCCGCCATCTTCCGTGGCCGCATGTCCATGAAGGAGGTGGACGAGCAGATGCTGAATGTGCAGAATAAGAACAGCAGCTACTTCGTTGAATGGATCCCCAACAACGTCAAGACCGCCGTCTGCGACATTCCTCCCCGTGGCCTCAAAATGGCTGCCACCTTCATCGGCAACAGCACAGCCATCCAGGAGCTGTTCAAGCGCATCTCTGAGCAGTTCACAGCTATGTTCAGGCGCAAAGCTTTCCTCCACTGGTACACCGGCGAGGGTATGGATGAGATGGAGTTCACCGAGGCAGAGAGCAACATGAACGACCTGGTGTCCGAGTACCAGCAGTACCAAGATgccactgcagaggaggagggagagtttgaggaggagggcgaggaggagcTGGcctaa